From Acidobacteriota bacterium:
GCTGGATATCCAGAGCGCCCACAGGAGATCCTTGGCCGTCCAGCCGAAATACACGGCGGCGCCGACCGTCGCTCCGAAGGACAGAAGGCTGCGGAGGACGGCTGCGCCTGTTTGACCGTCCCGAGCCGCGCGGGCCGTTTCACTTCTCTGGAGGATAGGGTTCTCCATCATCGTTTTCCGACGCTCAGAGTCACGTCTTTTTCAACATCGTTTGATCGGCCGCCGTTATGCGGCCGGGACGAATAAGCATTTCCCGGGCCTTTCGGATCACACCCCGAAACAGGCTACGAAAAACTCATAGGCGTAGAAGTCGGAAGACGTCCGGTGCATCTCGGGCTCTTGTGCAAGCCGGTCAAGAACGCCAAGGGCTTCGTCGTCGCCGGCATATTTGACGCGCAGTTCTTCGATGCGGATTTCCATCGGTGTGTAGAAATCGTCCCACCAGGCCTCGTCCGGCAGGGTGAAGCGTCCGAGAAGCGAAAACCCGTTCCTTCCGATGGCCGCCTCAATATCCTCCGCCCGGCCCATCGCCGGATAATCCAAATCGAAGCCCGCCTTGACCTCGGCCGGAGGATTCTCCTTCCGCCAGACGGCATCGGTGAAGGCAAGATATCCGCCGGGGCGCAGAAGGCCGCGACAGAGCCGCAAGGCGTTTTCGATGCCGATGTTGTAAAGCGCCCCTTCGGACCAAACGAGATCAAAACTTTCCGGCGGAAGCCCGGATTCGGCCATGTCGCCGACCACGGGCCGAATCCTTCCGGCAAGTCCCCGCGCTCTGACCGTCTCGCGGAGTCGCTCGATGCTCGGAGCATGGTTGTCAACGGCGACAATGGATCCTGAAGTGAGCTCGGCAAGATGCAGCGTCTGCGCGCCGACTCCGCAGCCCAGGTCGAGGATGTCCGGCGATTCCGGAAGATCCCGGCAAAGGCCGAGAGCCCTCTCGGCGCCGGCGCGGTTGCCCGGCCCCTGCCGCGGCAGGGCCTCGAAGACCTCAAAAAAGATGTCCCAGAAACGCGGACTTGGCTCTGTCATGGTCATGACTTCCCGTATGCAAATCTCTTCATAGCCGTTTCCCCTTATTCGTTTTCACGATCCTCCCAAGCAGTCTTTCGTTTCACCCGATCCATGAGAAACCGCACACCTAGGTTGTCCGACGGGTTCAGCCAGAGCATCTTCTCAAATATGTGCGCCGCCGCGTCAAAGCGTCCAAGACGCCAGAGACACAATCCATAGCCGTGCATGCAGCGCAGAAATGGACGGTTGTCGATAAGGCCCCACGCCAGCACGCCGGAAAAACCGTCACCCAAAGACAGCTCGCCGATACGCAAACCGACTTCGTAATGGTGGACGGCATCCTGGGGATGGTGGTCAAAGACGAAATTGCCCAGATGCGAATGGGCATCGAGGCAGCGCAGGTCCGCCTGGCACAGCTGCATCAAGATCTTTTCCGCCTCATCCCGCTCGCCGGCATCTTTGAGATCATTGGACCTTGTGATGGGGTCATTGAAAGGATCATCAGGGTCCTCGCCGGGCAGTACCTGCTCCATCTCGAACATGGGGCGGGGGCCGTGGGCGATGATCGGCTTGGCCCATTCCTCGATGGGTTCGCCTTCTTCTCCCCAGTACTCTTCCTTGGGGTCCCACATGCCCATCTCTTCGAGCTCCAGTGGTACGAGATCGAGGGCCTTCACGTCGATTCGAGTCGACTGAACCTCGCCGGCGAGATACGGATGACCGCCGTAACGCCACTGTTTTCCTGGCTTGACCGTGACGATGGCGCCAGGCACCACCTCCCAAAGGCGGCTTGCGCGCAGGGTAATGATCCGGTCGCTTTTCAACAAACGGCACCGGGCGGCTCGCCCCGTGACAGATAGGGCGACCAAATCAACGGGTTTGCTCAGGTCGATGTCATCATCTGCCGCCTTGTGCTGCCGCCCGCGTCGGGAAGTTTTCTTGTTTTCGACAGGGTAAGGATCGAGGTTGAGCCACCTGCGGTAGGCGGCGATGTAACCCGCCATTGCCGATGCCTGCGGCAACACGACCTCGGAGAGCGAAATTACATATTCCGACCCGTCCTCCCGGCGGCAATTGGCCGTCAGACCGCGCCGTTCTTTACCGTCGTAGTCCACCGCGATCACCGAAACCGGTTCCCCGATGACGAAACCGTCGGCCGGTAGCGCAACGTCATCCTCAAAGGCCTGCCGAAAAGCCCAGAGCTGTTCATCATTGCCGTATGCGTCGACGGTGATTTCCTCAATAAGTCTGTCCAAGGCTTCGAGCCTCTTACCCTCTTTGGGGTTTCGCGTGCCCATCTTTTATTGATCCTTCCAGATACCGGCCTTCACCAGCCGTTGAATCAGCGACTTACGCCGCAGGTGGCCGCCCATGAACTTTGTAAATTCTTGTTGAAATTGCTTTTTGGTCGCGAACAGTTCATGGGCTTC
This genomic window contains:
- a CDS encoding cytoplasmic protein yields the protein MGTRNPKEGKRLEALDRLIEEITVDAYGNDEQLWAFRQAFEDDVALPADGFVIGEPVSVIAVDYDGKERRGLTANCRREDGSEYVISLSEVVLPQASAMAGYIAAYRRWLNLDPYPVENKKTSRRGRQHKAADDDIDLSKPVDLVALSVTGRAARCRLLKSDRIITLRASRLWEVVPGAIVTVKPGKQWRYGGHPYLAGEVQSTRIDVKALDLVPLELEEMGMWDPKEEYWGEEGEPIEEWAKPIIAHGPRPMFEMEQVLPGEDPDDPFNDPITRSNDLKDAGERDEAEKILMQLCQADLRCLDAHSHLGNFVFDHHPQDAVHHYEVGLRIGELSLGDGFSGVLAWGLIDNRPFLRCMHGYGLCLWRLGRFDAAAHIFEKMLWLNPSDNLGVRFLMDRVKRKTAWEDRENE
- a CDS encoding class I SAM-dependent methyltransferase, encoding MTEPSPRFWDIFFEVFEALPRQGPGNRAGAERALGLCRDLPESPDILDLGCGVGAQTLHLAELTSGSIVAVDNHAPSIERLRETVRARGLAGRIRPVVGDMAESGLPPESFDLVWSEGALYNIGIENALRLCRGLLRPGGYLAFTDAVWRKENPPAEVKAGFDLDYPAMGRAEDIEAAIGRNGFSLLGRFTLPDEAWWDDFYTPMEIRIEELRVKYAGDDEALGVLDRLAQEPEMHRTSSDFYAYEFFVACFGV